Below is a window of Leishmania major strain Friedlin complete genome, chromosome 29 DNA.
CTACTTGCGTCGGCTCCAACAGAGGTCGCCGCGGCACCGAGGAGCAGATGGTGCTCGCGCCTTGCTTCCCCTTCGCGGGGACGAGAATACTGGTGGGACGATGCGCAACGTGCATGGGGCAGAAAGATATGCTGTCGCTCGAGAGGGAAtgcgaggaggtggacgggatggtgccgctgctggagctgaGGGGTCCTTTGGAGTCGCTGAAACAATGTGTGCTGTCCTTGTCGACATCCGCGCCCAGCGTGGAGGTGCGTCGGGCTAAGGGGGTGATGgacggcagtggcggagTGTCGGTAACCGATAAGGTGACTGCAGACGATGCTCCCACCTCGAGAAAGTGTTGTGAGTGTGGCGTGAGGACGTCCACGTCCGTGGTGGGATAGTGCTCACGACCGTgtgtggcggcagcaccgtcggcggGCACAGCTGTGGCCTGGTAGCCGCAGAAGTACACTGGTGTGATGGACGTGCCTGCTCGAAAGTCCGATTCGCGCATCTCGAACGGCAGCCAATGGACACGCGTGGAAGCGCGATCACGCCGGCGCAACAAAGTGCGGTGGCGCAAGTAGTTGGTAGCGCTGCCGACCGGCACATCGGCACACCAGTTTCCAGACAGCGGTGCCTTTTCCAAgaccggtggcggcgatgcacCAGTCCTATCGCCACTTCCCGCCCGTACCTCACCgggcccgctgctgccgctgctgctgctcgtaTTAGGCGGCACGGCTCCCCAGCGAAACCACGTGTAGCCTGCCTGCCCAGCTGCACGCTCCTCGTGGATTTCCTGGATAAGGTTCACAAACTTCACTGTTtcgtcgtgcagctgcttACGTGTCAGTTCCTGCTCGGACACCGAAGACTCGACTGACTTCCGTGACGACTCGAGGGACGCCGTGGACGCACCTGGCAGGGCTTCATTGATGCCCTTTGAGGCATCCAAAAAAAGATTCTGCGTAGATGAGGCGCTATTGCCGCCACTGTTTCTTGATAGTAGAGCTGCGACCCCTCGAGCCACGCCCAGCTCATGGTGCCCACGTTGCAACTCCTGAAGTCGAACGCCCAAGCGCTGTATTTCCGTGGAGGTGGCTGCATCGTTGACGGCAAAAACACGTGAGTCGAAGCTGACGTCAAGCAAGGCACTGGACACGAtgtgcgccgcggctgcggcagccgtcATGGAAGACGATGCCGCGAAGGATCCTGCAGCCGCTTGCGCAGGATCGCTTTCTGGCGTCTTGCCATGGCTTTTGCTCGCAGTGCAGCCGCTGTGTTTGCGGACGTTCTGTGGCACGAAGTAGCTCCTCGCGGACATCGATGTGTCCGGCAGCGTCGTGGGCGGGGTGGCGGCGTCCAGCAAAAGGC
It encodes the following:
- a CDS encoding conserved hypothetical protein (previous protein_id=AAZ09662.1), yielding MGGALCMHQPHASNHRAQPVASQPFAQESDDTSNDVPRLGSSTPPDEPAVPGPPALKNVGAAARAHSVELRSDAATCKNSASSYPRSAPQGFVRPLLSSSSSSIANPQSTRAPSHVTSIGMGEATTTAMPHSVPSMPEMERSVNSSCSAFSLYSADSSTHELPLPPPPLLERATPLQAVATTAAASAARVKASNNAALYPSAIPSASLMMTSLLLDAATPPTTLPDTSMSARSYFVPQNVRKHSGCTASKSHGKTPESDPAQAAAGSFAASSSMTAAAAAAHIVSSALLDVSFDSRVFAVNDAATSTEIQRLGVRLQELQRGHHELGVARGVAALLSRNSGGNSASSTQNLFLDASKGINEALPGASTASLESSRKSVESSVSEQELTRKQLHDETVKFVNLIQEIHEERAAGQAGYTWFRWGAVPPNTSSSSGSSGPGEVRAGSGDRTGASPPPVLEKAPLSGNWCADVPVGSATNYLRHRTLLRRRDRASTRVHWLPFEMRESDFRAGTSITPVYFCGYQATAVPADGAAATHGREHYPTTDVDVLTPHSQHFLEVGASSAVTLSVTDTPPLPSITPLARRTSTLGADVDKDSTHCFSDSKGPLSSSSGTIPSTSSHSLSSDSISFCPMHVAHRPTSILVPAKGKQGASTICSSVPRRPLLEPTQVDVPATVTTGLVPAKAASAHLPLFDPWRPTGDGSACEPGRRPIINAGVPHRKQLAKRALEDNQLFFEVFSQRKSFS